One part of the Lycium ferocissimum isolate CSIRO_LF1 chromosome 8, AGI_CSIRO_Lferr_CH_V1, whole genome shotgun sequence genome encodes these proteins:
- the LOC132066747 gene encoding transcription factor bHLH75-like: MEYLNQEVESLTSNVQLGDYLALSNEGLSHDHQNHLQDHQRIHHGHDQIPTIMAFHNDMNLSSNISSDKVNGYDDPVAAQFFTLGGPNYGINSIPESNSMVNNISTPAPPVPIGTGKGNGNYNCGGRKRKRKDDREADKPREVVHVRAKRGQATDSHSLAERLRREKINEKLRCLQELVPGCYKTMGMAVMFDVVINYVRSLQNQIDFLSMKLSAASLFYDFNSSEMEAMEFMQGTNVHEAQGMGKVAGEGHGGFPQFQTSNWPL, encoded by the exons ATGGAATACCTAAACCAAGAAGTTGAAAGTTTAACCTCAAATGTTCAACTAGGGGATTATTTGGCTTTATCAAATGAGGGCCTTTCTCATGATCATCAAAATCATCTTCAAGATCATCAAAGAATTCATCATGGTCATGATCAAATTCCCACGATCATGGCTTTCCATAATGATATGAATTTGTCAAGCAATATTAGTTCTGATAAGGTTAATGGTTATGACGATCCAGTAGCTGCTCAGTTCTTTACTCTAGGAGGTCCAAATTATGGCATAAATTCAATTCCTGAATCAAATTCCATGGTGAATAATATTTCAACTCCTGCACCCCCGGTGCCAATTGGAACTGGCAAGGGCAATGGAAATTAT AATTGTGGtgggagaaagagaaaaagaaaggatgaTAGAGAGGCTGATAAACCAAGAGAAGTTGTTCACGTTAGAGCAAAGAGAGGGCAAGCTACTGATAGTCATAGTTTGGCTGAAAGG CTACGAAgagagaaaataaatgaaaagttGAGATGCTTACAAGAACTGGTTCCTGGATGCTATAAG ACAATGGGAATGGCAGTGATGTTCGATGTAGTAATCAATTATGTTCGATCATTGCAAAATCAAATTGAT TTTCTGTCCATGAAACTTTCAGCAGCAAGTTTGTTTTATGACTTCAACTCATCAGAGATGGAAGCTATGGAGTTCATGCAG GGAACAAATGTGCATGAAGCACAAGGGATGGGAAAGGTTGCTGGTGAAGGGCATGGAGGATTTCCTCAATTTCAAACATCTAATTGGCCACTTTGA
- the LOC132066163 gene encoding uncharacterized protein LOC132066163, translated as MTFKDVYEARSAVNFYALLEGSFVDDYKKLEAYGQEVGQSNHGTDVVITISRSTLEKVNEIFEDVHMDALKKGWKGGLRPLIGVDGTFLKGRYKGQMLVALAQDSMNQFYPLAWAVMSLELKDGQGVTFISDMQKGLVDAVKNTLPNSHHRYCVRHIEANWQKKWRSGQMKKLMWWCAWSTYEEEFKDQLKKLGELSKEDNYSAAKDLLHYPPQSWCRAYLDTKCKNMMLEECQSSGSLEEIRTKVIRLLVKNEDEIRKWDGGFSPESLKLYDDYRAIAHYCKVEYNGDYGYEISEGEDRHNVDLSQKRCTCRVWQLSGIPCPHAIKAILYDKGEPMDEMHWFYNKEAYSLTYKNKLQPVRGQQFWKITEAQAMEPPDVAKTVGRQA; from the exons ATGACTTTCAAGGATGTTTATGAAGCTAGATCTGCAGTTAACTTTTATGCACTG TTAGAGGGCAGTTTTGTTGATGATTACAAGAAACTTGAGGCTTATGGGCAAGAAGTTGGACAATCTAATCACGGCACCGATGTTGTGATAACTATATCAAGAAGTACTCTTGAAAAGGTAAACGAAATTTTTGAGGATGTACATATGGACGCATTAAAGAAGGGTTGGAAAGGTGGGTTGAGACCATTGATAGGAGTTGATGGTACATTTCTGAAGGGTAGATATAAGGGTCAGATGTTAGTGGCCCTTGCTCAAGACTCCATGAACCAATTTTATCCCCTTGCTTGGGCTGTG ATGTCTTTGGAACTAAAAGATGGACAAGGGGTGACTTTCATCTCAGATATGCAAAAG GGATTGGTTGATGCTGTGAAGAATACATTGCCTAACTCTCACCATAGATACTGTGTGAGACACATTGAGGCCAATTGGCaaaagaagtggagaagtggacAAATGAAGAAGTTGATGTGGTGGTGTGCTTGGAGCACTTATGAAGAAGAGTTCAAAGACCAACTCAAAAAGTTGGGTGAATTATCCAAGGAAGATAATTATTCTGCTGCCAAGGATCTGTTACACTATCCTCCGCAATCTTGGTGTAGAGCATATTTAGACACTAAGTGTAAAAACATGATG CTAGAAGAATGCCAATCATCAGGATCTTTGGAGGAAATTAGGACAAAGGTTATAAGGTTGTTGGTTAAAAATGAAGATGAAATCAGGAAATGGGATGGTGGCTTTAGTCCTGAATCTCTGAAGTTGTATGATGACTACAGGGCAATTGCTCACTACTGCAAGGTTGAGTATAATGGTGACTATGGCTACGAAATATCTGAAGGTGAAGATAGGCATAATGTTGATCTTTCACAGAAAAGATGCACATGTAGAGTTTGGCAATTATCTGGAATCCCTTGCCCCCATGCTATCAAAGCTATCCTGTATGACAAG GGTGAACCTATGGATGAAATGCACTGGTTCTACAACAAGGAGGCATATTCCTTGACTTACAAGAACAAGTTGCAACCTGTTAGAGGACAACAGTTCTGGAAGATTACCGAAGCTCAAGCCATGGAACCACCTGATGTTGCCAAGACTGTGGGCAGGCAGGCctaa